One window from the genome of Rhodobacteraceae bacterium S2214 encodes:
- a CDS encoding amino acid ABC transporter ATP-binding protein — protein MQVSDEVAIEINGMNKWYGTFHVLRDINLTVNRGERIVICGPSGSGKSTLIRCINRLEEHQKGQIIVDGTELSSDLKNIDKIRSEVGMCFQHFNLFPHLTILENCTLAPIWVRKTPKKEAEEIAMHYLEKVKIPDQALKYPGQLSGGQQQRVAIARSLCMKPRIMLFDEPTSALDPEMIKEVLDTMIELAEEGMTMLCVTHEMGFARQVANRVIFMDQGQVVEQNEPEEFFNNPQSERTQLFLSQILGH, from the coding sequence ATGCAGGTGTCCGATGAGGTCGCCATTGAAATCAACGGGATGAACAAGTGGTACGGCACATTTCACGTGCTGCGCGACATTAACCTGACCGTGAACCGTGGCGAACGGATCGTGATTTGTGGACCTTCCGGGTCCGGTAAATCCACATTGATCCGCTGTATCAACCGTCTGGAAGAGCACCAGAAGGGTCAGATCATCGTCGATGGGACAGAGTTGTCGTCAGACCTTAAGAACATCGACAAGATCCGGTCGGAAGTTGGTATGTGTTTCCAGCACTTCAACTTGTTCCCGCACCTGACGATCCTTGAGAACTGCACACTGGCCCCGATTTGGGTGCGCAAAACGCCCAAGAAGGAAGCCGAAGAAATCGCGATGCACTACCTTGAGAAGGTGAAAATTCCTGATCAGGCGCTGAAGTATCCGGGCCAGTTGTCCGGTGGTCAGCAGCAGCGTGTGGCGATTGCCCGTTCGCTTTGCATGAAGCCACGGATCATGTTGTTCGATGAACCGACATCCGCGCTTGACCCTGAGATGATCAAGGAAGTGCTCGATACGATGATCGAGCTAGCCGAAGAAGGCATGACCATGCTTTGCGTGACGCACGAGATGGGATTTGCCCGTCAGGTGGCCAACCGCGTGATTTTCATGGACCAAGGTCAAGTCGTTGAACAGAACGAACCAGAAGAGTTCTTTAACAACCCGCAATCCGAGCGGACACAGTTGTTCTTGAGCCAGATTTTGGGCCACTAA
- a CDS encoding ferredoxin, which translates to MLPTYPEQLIDDLSAHGLQALGHCATAPADNLQRDGTLVLTGPQEPAFWPIFSQSAEYHDQQEDPLDRWSLRVIGDLAEKHGAIALFPFGGPPFQPVFTWALRTGRFWSSPIGFLVHDVAGLFVSFRGVLLLDDAIAPSQAQNPCITCTQKPCIPACPVNAFHDGYDVDSCKSHLRTAQGADCMSQGCRSRRACPIGHGNRMPAQATHHMKAFL; encoded by the coding sequence ATGCTGCCCACCTATCCGGAACAATTGATCGACGACCTGTCCGCACACGGCTTGCAAGCGCTTGGGCACTGCGCCACGGCGCCAGCGGACAACCTGCAACGTGACGGCACGCTTGTCCTGACCGGGCCCCAAGAACCCGCATTCTGGCCGATATTTTCGCAAAGTGCCGAATACCACGATCAACAGGAGGACCCGCTGGACCGCTGGTCGTTGCGGGTTATTGGCGATCTTGCTGAAAAACACGGCGCAATTGCGCTGTTCCCCTTTGGTGGCCCACCCTTTCAACCCGTTTTCACGTGGGCATTGCGTACCGGGCGTTTCTGGTCCTCGCCCATCGGCTTTCTAGTGCATGATGTTGCGGGGCTATTCGTGTCGTTTCGCGGTGTTCTGTTGCTGGATGACGCTATCGCTCCATCCCAAGCACAGAACCCCTGCATCACATGTACCCAAAAGCCATGCATCCCTGCATGCCCTGTGAATGCGTTTCATGACGGGTATGATGTCGACAGTTGCAAATCACACCTTCGCACGGCTCAAGGGGCTGATTGTATGTCACAAGGCTGTCGCAGTCGGCGTGCATGCCCTATCGGACACGGCAATCGCATGCCTGCCCAAGCAACGCACCATATGAAAGCATTCCTATGA
- a CDS encoding HAD-IA family hydrolase, with amino-acid sequence MPEPRLVIFDVDGTLVDSQEMIVAAFTHAYAGLDLAPPPRDQMLRFVGRSLELIFPELSPELDAPLHDKLTQGYRDAYFHLRKTRGSNATSPLYPGAMQALETLRAQDWTLLAVATGKSKRGLDKLIEGYGLEGYFLSQQVADFHPSKPHPAMVQACLNETGVAADRTVMIGDTTFDIDMGRAAGVKTIGVSWGYHPVETLQADTIIHSFDALHSAIDDLIGLET; translated from the coding sequence ATGCCTGAACCGCGGCTTGTCATCTTTGACGTGGACGGCACCTTGGTCGATAGCCAAGAGATGATCGTCGCGGCCTTCACGCATGCCTATGCTGGACTTGATCTTGCGCCACCGCCCCGCGATCAGATGTTGCGGTTCGTTGGGCGGTCCCTCGAGCTGATTTTTCCAGAATTGTCGCCTGAACTCGACGCGCCGCTGCACGACAAACTAACACAAGGCTACCGTGACGCGTATTTCCATCTGCGCAAGACACGCGGCAGCAACGCGACCTCGCCATTGTATCCAGGGGCGATGCAGGCACTTGAAACGCTACGGGCGCAGGATTGGACGTTGCTTGCGGTTGCGACAGGGAAATCCAAGCGCGGCCTTGATAAGCTGATCGAAGGATATGGGCTTGAGGGCTATTTTCTGAGCCAACAAGTGGCCGACTTTCATCCGTCAAAACCACATCCCGCGATGGTGCAGGCATGTCTGAACGAAACAGGCGTCGCCGCTGACCGCACCGTCATGATCGGTGACACGACATTTGATATCGACATGGGGCGTGCCGCCGGCGTGAAAACAATTGGTGTTTCTTGGGGGTATCATCCGGTTGAGACCTTGCAAGCCGACACAATCATCCACAGCTTTGATGCGCTTCATAGCGCGATAGACGATCTAATAGGACTTGAGACATGA
- a CDS encoding ABC transporter permease subunit (The N-terminal region of this protein, as described by TIGR01726, is a three transmembrane segment that identifies a subfamily of ABC transporter permease subunits, which specificities that include histidine, arginine, glutamine, glutamate, L-cystine (sic), the opines (in Agrobacterium) octopine and nopaline, etc.), translated as MSVMTDPPKPAFRPSQLIYDTRYRSITIQVVALALIGAGLWWLVNNTISNLNALGKDFDFGFLGQSAGYDINQMLIEYTNQDTHGRAAFVGILNTLLVAFLGCVTALVLGVLAGVARLSKNWVISFLMAVYVEGFRNVPLLLWIILIFAVVTEATPQPRDFRGDTPEASMLLGDSVAITNRGTYIPAIGFTRSLSGNEAVAPQEGLAPVASGGIDWILVLGTLAASIIAIRFVNARANRIQEQHGDRPNTTWTNLAIFFVPIGIVFLILGATIVKPYLKGFNFTDGVHLRNSLIALWIALSLYTGAFIAETVRAGILSVSKGQSEAAFALGMQPGRTMSLVILPQALRVIIPPLISQFLNLTKNSSLAIAVGYMDVRATLGGITISQTGRELEGMLMLGGFYLILSLLISTAMNIYNNSTKLKER; from the coding sequence ATGTCCGTCATGACCGACCCGCCGAAACCTGCGTTTCGGCCCAGTCAGCTTATTTACGACACCCGCTACCGTTCCATCACGATCCAAGTTGTTGCCCTTGCGCTTATCGGCGCGGGTCTTTGGTGGTTGGTGAACAATACGATCAGTAACCTGAATGCCCTTGGCAAAGACTTTGACTTTGGCTTCTTAGGTCAATCAGCCGGTTACGACATTAACCAGATGCTGATCGAATACACCAACCAAGATACACATGGCCGCGCAGCGTTCGTGGGTATTCTGAACACGCTTTTGGTCGCCTTTTTGGGCTGTGTCACAGCGTTGGTTCTTGGGGTTCTGGCCGGTGTCGCCCGTCTATCGAAAAACTGGGTGATCAGTTTCTTGATGGCCGTCTACGTCGAAGGATTCCGCAACGTACCATTGCTGTTGTGGATCATTTTGATTTTCGCGGTTGTCACCGAAGCGACCCCGCAACCGCGTGACTTCCGTGGTGATACACCCGAAGCCAGCATGCTGTTGGGCGATAGTGTCGCGATCACGAACCGCGGCACCTATATCCCAGCAATTGGTTTCACACGGTCGCTGAGTGGTAACGAAGCTGTCGCGCCGCAAGAAGGTCTGGCCCCTGTGGCATCCGGCGGTATCGACTGGATCTTGGTTCTGGGCACATTGGCTGCAAGCATCATCGCAATTCGCTTTGTGAATGCCCGTGCCAACCGTATTCAAGAGCAGCATGGTGATCGGCCAAATACAACTTGGACCAACCTCGCTATCTTCTTTGTGCCAATCGGGATTGTTTTCCTCATCCTTGGTGCAACGATCGTGAAGCCGTACCTGAAAGGGTTCAACTTTACGGATGGTGTCCACCTGCGGAACTCTTTGATCGCGCTTTGGATTGCGTTGTCGCTGTATACGGGTGCGTTTATCGCTGAAACTGTACGTGCCGGTATTCTGTCTGTGTCCAAAGGTCAGTCCGAGGCCGCATTTGCGTTGGGTATGCAGCCCGGTCGCACGATGAGCCTTGTGATCTTGCCGCAGGCTTTGCGCGTGATCATTCCGCCGCTGATTTCGCAGTTCCTGAACCTGACCAAAAACTCGTCACTGGCGATTGCGGTGGGGTACATGGATGTGCGTGCAACCTTGGGCGGGATCACGATTTCCCAAACGGGGCGCGAATTGGAAGGCATGCTGATGCTGGGTGGGTTCTACCTGATCCTGTCGCTGCTGATTTCCACTGCGATGAACATCTACAACAACTCAACTAAACTGAAGGAGCGGTAG
- a CDS encoding histidine phosphatase family protein, with protein MTKRLILIRHAKSGWDNIYADDHARTLTDRGQKAAEAIGGWLKAQGYVPDLILTSDATRALQTTNMVKRELAETIATKEIGMLYHAAPETIQEVASAVDAQTIAIVGHNPGIGMAARRFVTYAPDHYRFDDYPTCATTVIEFADEDWLKPGKGNAVDFIVPRDL; from the coding sequence ATGACAAAACGACTTATCCTCATCCGTCACGCCAAATCAGGATGGGATAACATCTATGCAGACGACCATGCGCGTACTCTCACGGACAGAGGGCAAAAGGCAGCAGAAGCTATTGGTGGATGGCTTAAGGCGCAGGGCTATGTGCCAGACCTGATCTTGACCTCTGACGCGACACGGGCACTGCAAACAACAAACATGGTGAAACGCGAGCTAGCAGAGACTATCGCGACCAAAGAGATAGGCATGCTGTACCACGCCGCACCAGAGACGATCCAAGAAGTAGCAAGCGCGGTAGATGCCCAGACGATTGCAATCGTCGGCCACAATCCCGGGATCGGAATGGCGGCGCGGCGCTTTGTGACTTACGCACCCGATCACTACAGATTCGACGATTACCCGACCTGCGCGACCACGGTTATTGAATTTGCTGATGAAGATTGGCTGAAGCCCGGTAAGGGCAACGCAGTGGACTTTATTGTTCCACGGGACCTGTAA
- a CDS encoding amino acid ABC transporter permease: MSDTHAQTVSYVRDTMLPETSPPTTEVGAVKWLRENLFSSITNTVLTLLSIFVIYWILSHVGPWMLGGIWNAGSLSECREIRDATVGSDHGVACWAVLSDRWHQLLFGYYPSELYWRPILALILFLGGLAPVLFDKVPRKMFILSAVAPFLCFWLLWGGSIWLPISIALGFVVGYVAYGPLTKTFGSLAGIIGAIVLPLLYWLFLSGPVYAGLDSVLPIGIEFVESRAFGGFMLSVVIGLSAIVLSLPLGILLALGRQSDLFIIKTSAVVFIEVIRGVPLIVWLFTAQLLLNYFLPPGTNFDLTLRVIIMVTLFSAAYIAEVIRGGLAALPKGQYEGADSLGLSYWQSMQLIVLPQALKISIPGIVNTFIGLFKDTTLVVFIGLFDPLGIASAIRASTDWNGIYWELFIFIGAMFFIFCFSMGRYSLYLEKKLQRENR; encoded by the coding sequence ATGTCTGATACACACGCACAAACCGTCTCTTATGTCCGTGATACGATGTTGCCAGAAACGTCGCCTCCTACGACCGAAGTGGGGGCCGTGAAGTGGCTGCGCGAGAACCTGTTCTCAAGCATCACCAACACGGTTCTGACGCTCCTGTCGATCTTTGTGATCTACTGGATCCTGTCCCATGTCGGGCCTTGGATGTTGGGTGGTATCTGGAATGCCGGATCCTTGTCCGAATGTCGCGAGATCCGCGACGCGACTGTGGGATCCGATCACGGCGTTGCCTGTTGGGCGGTGCTAAGTGATCGTTGGCACCAATTGCTGTTCGGCTATTACCCAAGCGAATTGTACTGGCGTCCGATCCTTGCCTTGATCCTTTTCTTGGGCGGACTGGCACCTGTTCTGTTCGACAAAGTGCCGCGCAAGATGTTCATCCTTTCAGCAGTCGCACCATTCTTGTGCTTCTGGCTGTTGTGGGGCGGGTCCATCTGGCTGCCGATCTCTATCGCTTTGGGTTTTGTCGTCGGCTACGTCGCTTACGGACCTCTCACCAAAACGTTCGGATCATTGGCTGGGATCATCGGAGCCATCGTATTGCCGTTGCTTTACTGGCTGTTCCTGTCAGGTCCGGTCTACGCTGGGCTTGACAGCGTTTTGCCAATTGGGATCGAATTTGTCGAATCTCGTGCGTTTGGTGGGTTCATGCTATCCGTGGTCATCGGCCTGTCAGCCATCGTGCTGTCGTTGCCGCTGGGCATTCTGTTGGCGCTTGGTCGTCAGTCAGACCTGTTCATTATCAAGACATCCGCTGTGGTGTTCATTGAAGTGATCCGGGGCGTTCCACTGATCGTGTGGTTGTTCACAGCCCAGTTGCTGTTGAACTACTTCCTGCCACCGGGGACAAATTTTGACCTGACGCTTCGGGTGATCATCATGGTGACCTTGTTCTCAGCCGCTTACATCGCGGAAGTTATACGGGGCGGTTTGGCGGCTTTGCCAAAAGGTCAGTACGAAGGTGCCGATAGTTTGGGTCTGTCTTACTGGCAGTCCATGCAGCTGATCGTCCTGCCGCAGGCCTTGAAAATCTCGATCCCGGGTATCGTGAACACCTTTATCGGGTTGTTCAAAGATACGACGCTTGTGGTCTTTATCGGCCTGTTTGACCCGCTTGGGATTGCCTCTGCGATCCGCGCCAGCACTGACTGGAACGGTATCTACTGGGAGCTCTTCATCTTTATTGGCGCTATGTTCTTCATCTTCTGCTTTAGCATGGGCCGTTACTCACTCTACCTGGAGAAAAAACTCCAGCGTGAAAACCGATAG
- a CDS encoding amino acid ABC transporter substrate-binding protein: MKKTVFLGALTVAGLAAASASAATLDDVKERGKLNCGVTTGLVGFAAPDANGEWAGFDVAVCRAVAAAVLGDPTAVEFVPTTGQTRFTALASGEIDMLARNTTWTFSRDTDLKFDFVGVNYYDGQGFLIPKELGVASAKDLDGATVCIQTGTTTELNLADFFRVNNISYEPVPIETNAEGQQQYLAGACDVYTTDASGLASTRATFENPDDHVLMPEIISKEPLGPLVRHGDSEWGDIVRWTLNALITAEELGVSSSNLAELSAAATDNPEVNRLLGTEGELGAMIGLDAGWAAAAIGAEGNYGEIFEKNIGENTPIGLARGLNAQWTEGGLLYSPPFR, translated from the coding sequence ATGAAAAAAACCGTATTTCTCGGCGCACTCACGGTCGCTGGTCTGGCTGCAGCATCTGCATCCGCGGCAACACTGGATGACGTCAAAGAGCGCGGCAAACTGAACTGTGGTGTGACCACAGGTCTTGTCGGTTTTGCGGCACCTGATGCGAACGGCGAATGGGCTGGCTTTGACGTTGCAGTCTGCCGCGCAGTTGCAGCTGCAGTTCTTGGCGACCCAACTGCCGTTGAATTCGTTCCAACAACTGGTCAGACACGCTTCACAGCGCTGGCGTCCGGCGAAATCGACATGCTGGCACGTAACACCACATGGACATTCTCACGCGACACAGACCTCAAGTTTGATTTCGTAGGCGTGAACTACTACGACGGCCAAGGCTTCTTGATCCCGAAAGAGCTGGGCGTTGCCTCTGCTAAGGATCTGGACGGCGCGACTGTATGTATCCAAACTGGTACAACAACAGAGCTGAACCTTGCTGACTTCTTCCGCGTCAACAACATCTCTTACGAGCCTGTGCCGATTGAAACAAACGCAGAAGGCCAGCAGCAGTACCTTGCCGGTGCTTGCGACGTTTACACAACTGACGCATCCGGTCTTGCTTCGACACGTGCGACATTTGAAAATCCAGACGATCACGTTCTGATGCCAGAAATCATCTCCAAAGAGCCACTTGGCCCGCTGGTACGTCACGGTGATTCCGAATGGGGCGACATCGTACGCTGGACACTGAACGCACTGATCACAGCTGAAGAGCTGGGTGTGTCTTCATCCAACCTTGCTGAGCTGTCCGCAGCTGCAACTGACAACCCAGAAGTTAACCGTTTGCTCGGTACTGAAGGTGAGTTGGGCGCGATGATCGGTCTTGACGCTGGTTGGGCTGCTGCCGCTATCGGCGCAGAAGGCAACTACGGCGAGATCTTCGAGAAGAACATCGGTGAGAACACACCAATTGGTCTTGCTCGTGGTCTGAACGCACAGTGGACCGAAGGCGGCCTGCTGTATTCACCACCATTCCGCTAA
- a CDS encoding ATPase has protein sequence MSDWAAKRFWKTTAAVECDGGYAIELDGRPVKTPAKVALVVPTADMAAAVASEWDAQVDLIDPTTMPVTRGANAAIDKVSVQKAEVVEMLAAYGDSDLLCYRAAGPAELIARQADHWDPLLQWAKGRFDAGLKSAEGVMHVPQDGGALTRLKAELDAMTHFEIAAAHDLISLSGSLVIALAVIDGHLSEEDGWAVSRVDEEWQFEQWGDDDDARALESVKRQAFFDAANFYKMART, from the coding sequence ATGAGCGACTGGGCCGCGAAACGCTTTTGGAAAACGACAGCAGCCGTTGAATGTGACGGCGGCTATGCGATTGAACTGGACGGGCGTCCTGTCAAAACCCCTGCAAAGGTGGCGTTGGTTGTGCCAACCGCTGATATGGCGGCTGCGGTGGCGTCTGAATGGGACGCGCAGGTGGATTTGATTGATCCCACGACGATGCCTGTGACGCGCGGTGCGAACGCGGCAATCGATAAGGTGTCCGTACAAAAGGCCGAAGTGGTCGAAATGCTGGCCGCCTACGGTGACAGTGATTTGCTGTGTTACCGTGCGGCGGGCCCTGCGGAATTGATCGCGCGCCAAGCGGATCATTGGGATCCATTGTTGCAGTGGGCAAAGGGACGATTTGATGCCGGCCTGAAAAGCGCAGAGGGCGTTATGCATGTCCCACAGGACGGTGGTGCGCTGACGCGCCTGAAAGCTGAGCTGGATGCGATGACGCATTTCGAGATCGCGGCTGCCCACGATTTGATCAGCTTGTCGGGGTCGCTTGTCATCGCACTGGCGGTGATCGATGGTCATTTAAGCGAAGAAGACGGGTGGGCCGTGTCGCGCGTCGATGAAGAATGGCAGTTTGAACAATGGGGTGACGACGACGATGCGCGTGCGCTCGAATCTGTTAAACGCCAAGCTTTTTTTGATGCTGCTAATTTCTACAAAATGGCCCGGACCTAG